From the genome of Caloenas nicobarica isolate bCalNic1 chromosome 14, bCalNic1.hap1, whole genome shotgun sequence:
GAAGGTCCAGGTTTGGACCTTCTGATGTGTCTTCTCCTCTCGCAGAGAACAGGCCTTCGCccaaggagctggaggagctggaacTGCTGAACAAGGCCTTAGAGAAGGCACTGAAAGTCAGGAAAATAATCTTGAAAACTCCATTAGAGGCCCAGGGAGCTACAGGAGAGAAATCTGCAGGTGAGGGACCTCCTCCCAAGAATGCCGAAGAGCAGCAAGTGCCTGTACctgttgaagatgttcctgagAGGACAAAGGTGAGAGCTGTAAGCAAAAAGCCTGCTGCTTTGAAGAAGCCCTCTCCATACCAGCTAAGAGCTCCTTATAGGACTGACCCAGATGTGAAAAGACTGCAAAGGAGAGCCCCAGCTAGATGTGTTTCTCAAGGTCCCAGGACAGCTGTGAAGAGCTCCTCAAAAGGGGTGGCTTGCAAACAAAGAAGTAGTCATGGGACAGCAGTCAGCGCCAGTGACCGAGgggcctgtgctgctgctgaatccCAAAAGACACCTGTCTTGTCTAGATCTGCCCTGAATCAGCAGCAAAGTGTTTCTGTAGGGGATTCAGCTGGGGGAAAGAACTCTGTAGCTGCTGGCAGGCAGCTGTTAGATGCAGGGAAGAAAAGTTGTGGTTCCCTGGGAGAGTCCAGCCGAAAGGAGAACGCTCCTGCTGAAGGTGTGTTGGGAGGAAGCACCTCACCTTGTACAGTCACCCTCCAGGAAAAAGGGTAAGTGCTGGGAGATGGGCAACTTCATCTTCTGCTTGACATCTGGACTAGCACATCTGTGAAGCCTGGTCTCTGCAACTGTTCTGTAGGGCCCAGCTGGGTTTTACCACTCCTCAGATCCTTCTCAAGAGGAAGGATCCTTTAAAGTTTAAAAGCCTTTATTGTGATtgagtgttttcattttaaggGCTTAATCTTGGATGGCTGGGACTTTGAAAGTGTTTTAACTAAGTCTTTTGATATTTCACAGCCCCCTGTGACAGTTTTGGAAAGCTGCCTCTGTAGAGCTTTCTTAAGCCTTAGTTTTCCTCTGAGTCCACTTTCTATTGTAGgttattgattttttaaaaatttaattttttttacatgatGATAATACATAATGCATGAATTCTCTTTCTCTCAAAACCATATGCCCAGTGCTGTTTGGGGAGATGGCGTGACTATCCCCTTTAACCTGTAAGATATTGCCTGTGTAACTACACAAATCAGTATTAGCTAGAATGCAGTTGTTTCAAGTGTTTGGTGTAGGAAGAACTATGAAGTGGATGTTACTGAGATTCTCTGTGGAGAAGTGGCGAAATAATACTTAGAAGATTTGCTTTGCATTCAGACCAGTCTTTCTTACCCATATCTTGTGTTTGTGCGGAGAGGGAATTATTGCTGTTCAAGTGGTGTTAGGTTGGAAACAGGACACTGAGTGACAGTTCCTTGGGGAACAGGGATCTGAATGCAAATGTTTACTTACTTAAAAACCCAATGGCGGTCTTGTGTTCATAGTTTGCATGTGACTATAACTTCCAGCCCACATGTTTTTGCAGTAACAAGTTAAGGCTTATTGTGCATCAGGACTAAGGTGCGTGTTCCCAGTGGAAGCTGAAATGTCCCTTTCCCGTTTGAGTGTGATGTGGTGCTAAGCAAAGCTGCCTTGTCATGCTCAGGTGTGGCAGCATGGGATGGTTTGCTTGTGCTCGTGTCTGTGGCGATCAGTTTCCCTGAACGTGTTGTTTCCAGCTTCTCACCTGGGATGAACCTCTCTctagtggtggtggtgggatgCAGGAGCTCTCCCAGGTCAGATCAGTGACACTTGTGGAATCCTTGTGGATCCTTATTccatgaggacaggctgaaggCAGTGGTGGATTCAGTCTTCAGGGTTGCTGACATCTTCCATTACAGCTAAATTAGTTTCAAATTCagacaaaatgtcattttctgtgAAGACAAGGCTCCACTGCTCACCAGCAGTCAGGACTGGTGCTTCTCTTGTTTTGCAGACGCCAGCTGAAGCTACCCCTTCCCTATTGGAAAGCCTATTCCAGGAACTCAAGGTAAGCCCGGCCTGATCAGTCCAGTCCAGAACCACTCTCTGTTTAGGGGCTGTGTGGAGGGGTTGGATGGAGGAGACCTGACTGGGCTATGGGTCATGGGGAGGCACTGACCCCACTGCGAGTGGGGCCTGAACTCGGAGCAGGAGCAGTGGTCCGACACCACGTGTCTTTGCAAGGCTGTGTCTGAGGATATGtgttttcatggtttttttgGCCACTAGtgttacatttgttttcagagtgcTAATCCCCGCTAATCCCCAAATTGTAAAGGTACTGGAGTGCTTTTAATAATGGGATTAACAGTGCTGCAGAAGTCTCTACCGATACCATACACTAGTAGTTGAAGGCAGGAAACCCTGTGAAGTGGGTGTCTGTGCACCCTGTGCAATGGAAGAGTTTCCCAACCAGCTGCTGACCTGAACTGCTCTGCTGGGGCACCTCTCCAGCCTGGGAGCACCACGGCTGTATGTGTTTGAGGCTGATTTCTGCTGATTAACTCTTAAATAGAGCCAATGCCGATGTGACTGGTGGCGTTTCTAGTGAACTCAGTGCTCTAGTCCATTCTCCAGTCCTCTGGATGTGTTTGCCACCATTTCCTTTGAGAAGTCTTTCCATAATTCAGCAGGTTTCTCATTATGTGGTTTGTCCAGATATTAAGCTTAAACCCTATCTTGAATCTAGATATAGCTCCTTGTGTGACCCTTGAGAATTCCCCCTTCTCTTGGGAACTGTCATTTATCAGACACCAGTTGGTTAGTTGCCTTTCAGCAAGCTATAAAGTCTTAGTTCCCTTAATTTTCACTTGTAAATTGAGCCTTTGGGCATCCTAATCACTCTGGGGTAATTTTACATTCTTCACTATTACTTTCAACTCAGTGACAGATTGAAAGTAACCTTTGCTCTAAAGATCCCTTATAAAGGGAATGCATCTTGCCTGGTaacttctgttcttttctgttccATTAATCTTGCTATTTCTTTGCATAATGTGTTTCTGAAAACTGCTGTTTCTATCATGATTTAAAGATCCGTTCGCACACACACTTGAGTTAGACAGTCATGCGCTGCATAACTATTTTAAGCTCCCTCCTGATGGCTCTCACTGCGACAGGTTTTGGGAGACTGACTGAGATGTGCTGGCTCTTTAAAGCAGTCCTTTACTTAAAGGATATTATTGGGACTGTGGGGATGTTGGACTCTTAAGTGAAATGCACCTCTCTGGTAGCACTATTATTTGTGCaacacttcattttaaaaaatggaccCTGTTACAAGGTCCTGGCCAGCTTACTCATGGTACTGTCCTTAAACCTCTGTTCTGTGTCCCTGATACTGATGCACTGTTGTCATGCTTCTTGCCAAACATATTGCGTCCTagaaaaaagattaaagaaGAGTGTGGCTTATGAAGGAATCACTGTGCTAAAAGCTAGAGTGAGAATTTGTCCTATCTGATCTACCTCTGTAACTTCTTACTGTATACATTTACTAACAGAGTAAATGTATAGAAATGCAAATGACTTACCCCTCAAGAAAACAAGGGAAGGTTTGTTGTTTCCTATGGGATAAAAATATAGATTGGGTGATGCAACAGAAATAGTGATGTGCTGCAAGTTCACATTCTCTTTATAGACATGTCTTGTATGGCATTTCTGATGGCCGTAAATCCTTCACCTCAAAACGAGTTGAGAGAAATAACGTGTTTTGCAGTGTCTAATGCTTTCTGCGGGGTGTCCTTGTTGATCTAATACTAGCTGTCAAAAATGAGGAGGAAGTGGGTAGTAAATAACCTGGAAAAGAGAGGGGTGAGGAAGTTGCTCGTATTTGAAGTGCTGATGTGTCGTATTGGTGTGTCACACCTCAGTGAGAGCACCGTCTGGTACAATGGAGCATAACACTTCCACCTCCCACCCCTTTTGAATTTTCAGGGCATGGGAGAGATGTCGCCTCTGCCAAACAAGTGCAGATGCAGCAGCTGCAAGGAACCATTTCATAGAGAGGATTCAGACAACCGTATCCTTTCTCAGCTCACCGCCCCTTCCACAAGCAGGGGCTGCAGTACAGCAGGCACCGGGTGCGATCACTCTGCAGCATACTCCCATCTGGAGAGACTTGTGCCTCCAATAACAGGAGTTTGAGCTGGGTATCTAGGAAGTGTTTTTTTTCATAGTGCAGCTCTTGACTAGTCATAAAACTTTTGATCCAGGCAAACAAGGCCACCAGGGCAAACCTGCCATACACAGCTGTGCTGTCCTCACCTTCCCCCAGCAATGCCACTTCGCAGGCTGCTTGTGCTCTGCTTCTGCCCCTGATACTGACTGGCCCAGGGCTCGGGATAGCACACAGAGCTGGTGGTGTGAAACCTTCcttaagctgctgctgcttgagTTTTGTTCACCGATGCCGGCCTTCAGTCCTGCAGAGATAGAGGAGGAATTAAAGGTCCTTCAGGATGTCCCCTCCCTTCTGAGCCAGTATGTAGAAGCTGAGACTGCAGgtaaggaggggaaaaaaaaaaggggtgagGATGGTGAGTGGAGAGGGTAGAAGGTGAAATAAGGATTATTTTGATGGGCTCCAGTTCCATGTGTCTTGTGCTCTTGGCATGTGCTGGACATGAGGGACAGGAGCCTTCTCTGCCTAAAATGAGGGCTGGTTAACTCAAGGCCACTCTAGAAATTGGTATTTGAGGAGGAAGGTTTCAATAGACTCATGcctgctggttttcttctgcttctgttctaGACCATCCCACTCTGCAAAGAGAGTATGAAAGCCTTCTAACCTTGGAGGGTTTGCAAACCACGGTTTCCCAGTGCCTGCAtaagctgcagcttctgcaaaCAGGTGAGCCGGTCCCTGTTTTTGTAGTCAGGTACGAATGTGACCAGATATTCTTTAACAGTAGCTTGCCATCTCTGTGCAGAACACTGTGgaccaaaatgatttttctcctgGTAAAGATAAGGTAACATATAAAATTCTGTGGTGGCAAACAAAGCCACAGTATCTGTTTGCCACCCATCTGTGTTCAGGAGAGGCTTGGGGCTTTTAGCTGCTGCAATTCAGGAAAGCAGGTGATGGAGCTGTTGAGAGATGGGGGACACTGCATGCTGTGGCTTAAGATGTTGTGATTGTGCCATACATGAGGAGCTTACTCTGACTAACACAGTATAATTAGTCATTCATTTCTAGGAACAGTAAGGAGATCACAAATTCTGCAAGTAAAGATCTAACTTGTATGTTCTTTCTTCCTGCTAATTCTTCCACCTTGGCAGCTGTGGAGTCCCAAATGAGGCTGCGCCCGGACTGTGCTGGGGACGTGGgaagctgctctccagcctgtgtTCCTCCCAGGGGACAGACGTGTGACGGTGCCGGTGTGTTGGCTGTGCCTCTCCTTTGTTACTCCAGTTTCCAGGAGCTGAGGGACCTGTTTGCGTTGAAGCTGCAAGTGTCTATGCTGCACCAAGAAATTGCCTTACAAAAGGTGAGTCTTTAAAAGTTAGTGCTCCTGGAGAAGGGCAAGAAAAGGACAACTAGGGGGCAATAGCTGGCATATGGTGTCCTGatgggggagcagcagcccagcaaGCTCTCTCAGGGGTGTTTCTATGTTTATGCCTTGTGTCCAAGTCCCATCAATGCCTCGCTTACTTTGTAGATGAGTGAACTGACTTTTTTTGCTAAGGCCAGAGCAGAAGCCTTTAAATATCTGACCCTCTCctgataagatttttttttttttttttttttttttttttttagcaagtcTGAAAGAGTTTGGCAGTGGAGGATATTGGTGGCAATGCCTGGAGACCCCTTTTGGCAGCCCGTTAGAGTCTCGTTAGGGCACCCACTCTGTCATTCTCTCCTGTGTGACCTCCACCTATTGAACTCCTCTGCTCTCTGTTCCTTTCTTCTTAAATCTCAAACCACAGTGCTGCTAATCTTGACTTTACAATTTTGAACATGGTAGAAGGTCAGTCTCTCCACCAGCCTGAGCAGAGTGCTTGCAACACAAGAATTGTTTGTTCTTCtcaaccagcagcagcaaagggcaGAGAAGAACTGTGAAATCACATCTGCTCCTTTGACCTAACCTTTGCTATTGACCTGAATGATAGAGACTGTGGGAAAGCCATTTTTTGTAAGCCGGAGAAAAGTTATTCATACCTGGCTGCACTCCTCCCTCTGGCTGAAGATAAATTGCTGTCTTCAAATGGGACTTTAGTGCTATAATCCTGAATTATGGCTTGTGAggtttttgatttttatctGCCCAAAATGAAGTAGTTACTGAAGCCTGCTGCCCGATACTTTCTCAGCTGACTCTATTTCCTCTGCTCATGTATCGAAGTAGGTGCTttgtgctgggtgagctcccAAGtgtcggaagcagctctgtgcaGTGTGCAAGATAGCTGAAATTCTTGGGACAGGTGAAGTGAATGGACTTGGTACAAGATAAATACCCTGAGGAAGAATGTACCTATTTCTGGGTCAAGGCTGTCTGTTGCCTTTCCCTGGAGGAATGCCAAGAATCATAGGAAGTCCTGGTAACTCTTAGCTTGCCTTTAATGGTGAAGACCTGTTTCCTCTTCTTATGCATCAGGAACAGACCAGGCGGTTGGAAGAGAGAAGGGTCTCTCTTAGGAAGTGGAGCAGTGTAGCGCTCCTTCACATGCCAGCTTTCCCCTTAGGTAGCTTTCAGTTCCGCGGCTCTTAACTCTTCCCAGAGATCAGAAACTGTGTCCTGTTTCTCTGTCTCTGTGCAGAGATTTAttgagaagaagaaagggaacGCCCTGCAGATACCCTGTACTCTATTCCATTTGGGTATTCCCTTGTTTCCACCactgaaaaatgctttgagGGAGATGACTGACATGTGCAGTTGATtgtctgctcttctcctgggcaGGCAGTGTCTACAGGGGGCTCTGTGGGTTTTTAATGTGCAGACTGTTCAGACAtgccagctgaaaaaaaaaaatcccaggcaAAATGTCTTTCTGAGCATTCATTTACGAGTGGGGTACTAAAGGCTAACTTTAGCCCTTTGATTAGGACTTCACCTGTGCTTGAGTCGTCAGTCACAGTCATAATCCCAGAGCTGTTAATGATGCTGCGACAGGCCAGTGGG
Proteins encoded in this window:
- the TEDC2 gene encoding tubulin epsilon and delta complex protein 2 — translated: MLPAGCGRRAAAALVAALGEGAERRRELEQRAARSRALLQRWGSEEDEQPQPDPGSSDGHENRPSPKELEELELLNKALEKALKVRKIILKTPLEAQGATGEKSAGEGPPPKNAEEQQVPVPVEDVPERTKVRAVSKKPAALKKPSPYQLRAPYRTDPDVKRLQRRAPARCVSQGPRTAVKSSSKGVACKQRSSHGTAVSASDRGACAAAESQKTPVLSRSALNQQQSVSVGDSAGGKNSVAAGRQLLDAGKKSCGSLGESSRKENAPAEGVLGGSTSPCTVTLQEKGRQLKLPLPYWKAYSRNSRAWERCRLCQTSADAAAARNHFIERIQTTFCSPMPAFSPAEIEEELKVLQDVPSLLSQYVEAETADHPTLQREYESLLTLEGLQTTVSQCLHKLQLLQTAVESQMRLRPDCAGDVGSCSPACVPPRGQTCDGAGVLAVPLLCYSSFQELRDLFALKLQVSMLHQEIALQKVMMAELLPVLESQRYPEASAAQLYRATYTQLCEGGKRFPVLVRDELAD